A window of the Hevea brasiliensis isolate MT/VB/25A 57/8 chromosome 6, ASM3005281v1, whole genome shotgun sequence genome harbors these coding sequences:
- the LOC110670723 gene encoding auxin-responsive protein IAA27, whose amino-acid sequence MSIPKEHDYIGLSENSPMERISDKLSSSSSSSSTLSTEENSNINKNSLNLKETELRLGLPGSQSPERKPLPGVSLFGKDIDTNTNGYSLSPLKNLVSGAKRGFSDAIDGSSGKWVFSVNNGSDAGLNKGAVLFSPRGDNGNTQKSSVCGPAKKEVVGVITQSPKPVQEKNSQVSGANENNNAPASKAQVVGWPPIRSFRKNTMASNLTKNNEEAEGKSGFGCLYVKVSMDGAPYLRKVDLKTYTNYVELSSALEKMFSCFTIGQCGSHGFPGRDGLSETCLKDLLHGSEYVLTYEDKDGDWMLVGDVPWEMFTDSCRRLRIMKGSEAIGLAPRAMEKCKNRN is encoded by the exons ATGTCTATTCCAAAAGAACATGATTACATAGGCTTATCAGAGAATTCTCCCATGGAAAGAATCTCTGACAAGctttcctcttcctcttcttcctcctCTACTCTCTCAACAGAAGAGAACAGCAACATAAACAAGAATTCTCTCAACCTGAAAGAAACTGAGCTCAGGCTTGGTTTGCCTGGGTCTCAGTCCCCTGAGAGAAAACCCTTGCCTGGAGTGTCTCTTTTTGgtaaagatattgataccaacaCTAATGGGTATTCTCTTAGCCCATTAAAGAATTTAGTCTCAGGGGCTAAAAGAGGTTTCTCAGATGCCATTGATGGGTCTTCTGGGAAATGGGTTTTCTCTGTGAATAATGGATCTGATGCTGGTTTGAATAAGGGGGCTGTGTTATTTTCTCCCAGAGGTGATAATGGTAATACACAGAAATCTTCTGTATGCGGACCAGCTAAGAAAGAGGTTGTCGGTGTTATTACTCAATCTCCAAAGCCGGTTCAAGAGAAGAACAGTCAAGTATCTGGTGCAAATGAGAACAATAATGCTCCTGCTTCAAA GGCACAAGTGGTAGGATGGCCACCTATTCGTTCGTTCAGGAAGAACACTATGGCCTCTAATTTGACAAAGAACAATGAAGAAGCTGAAGGAAAATCTGGATTTGGTTGCCTTTACGTAAAGGTTAGCATGGATGGTGCACCATACCTCAGGAAGGTCGACCTCAAAACCTACACCAACTATGTGGAACTTTCATCTGCACTTGAGAAGATGTTCAGTTGCTTTACCATTG GACAATGCGGTTCCCATGGATTTCCAGGGCGAGATGGCCTGAGCGAGACTTGTTTAAAGGATCTGCTCCATGGCTCTGAATATGTTCTCACATATGAAGACAAGGATGGTGATTGGATGCTTGTTGGTGATGTACCCTGGGA GATGTTTACCGACTCATGCAGGAGGCTGAGGATCATGAAAGGTTCAGAGGCAATTGGACTTG CTCCAAGGGCCATGGAGAAATGCAAGAATCGTAATTAG
- the LOC110656141 gene encoding uncharacterized protein LOC110656141: MLERVLSFRGASPHPDDAVSDSDTLAISGDESKTKKQSLYLLAANYMSRLSHVCPCPTPCLILCLLVVFVSIASLLFHSRNFVCVSPFDPKTRVGFFGFDGLESDFGVLGVPWCRSKHGKTVEWTSKDLIKGLEEFVPIYETRPIKNNVYGMGFDHSFGLWFIARRLKPDLMIESGAFKGHSTWVLRQAMPDTPIISLSPRHPEKYLKKGPAYVDGNCTYFAGKDFVDFGSVEWKSVMKKHGITDLSRVLIFFDDHQNELKRVKQALNAGFKHLVFEDNYDTGTGDHYSLRQICDQSYVRGGGHSCFRDSDESRIRSKRKKFWEKAVDIDELCGPNEVWWGVRGWMRDNFNHSNKPISFEEHFQSSRFIESILDVYWELPPVAGPSLTHQTRYDPARTTPPIVEDGRYGLFQRLGLGRLETSVFNGYTQMVYLQISEQEN; the protein is encoded by the exons ATGCTGGAGCGAGTCCTCTCGTTCCGTGGTGCTTCTCCTCACCCCGACGACGCCGTTTCCGACTCCGACACTTTAGCCATCTCCGGCGACGAGTCCAAGACCAAGAAACAGAGCCTTTACTTATTGGCTGCCAATTACATGTCCCGCTTGTCGCACGTCTGTCCTTGTCCTACCCCGTGTCTAATCCTCTGCCTCCTTGTTGTTTTTGTGTCCATTGCTTCTCTGCTATTTCATTCGCGGAACTTCGTCTGCGTTTCTCCTTTCGATCCTAAGACCCGGGTCGGATTTTTCGGGTTCGATGGTCTCGAGTCGGATTTTGGAGTCCTTGGTGTTCCTTGGT GCAGATCGAAACATGGAAAAACAGTGGAGTGGACATCCAAGGATTTAATCAAGGGCTTGGAAGAGTTTGTACCAATATATGAAACTAGGCCAATCAAAAACAACGTGTATGGAATGGGTTTTGACCATAGCTTTGGGCTTTGGTTTATTGCAAGGCGGCTGAAGCCTGATCTGATGATTGAGAGCGGTGCTTTCAAGGGGCATTCCACTTGGGTACTGCGACAAGCAATGCCAGACACTCCAATTATTTCGCTTTCACCCAGACATCCTGAGAAATACCTAAAAAAGGGTCCTGCTTATGTTGATGGAAACTGCACATACTTTGCTGGAAAAGATTTCGTAGATTTTGGAAGTGTTGAGTGGAAGAGTGTGATGAAGAAACATGGGATTACTGATCTCAGTCGAGTCCTTATATTCTTTGATGACCATCAAAATGAACTAAAAAG AGTAAAGCAGGCACTGAATGCTGGCTTTAAACATCTTGTTTTTGAAGATAACTATGATACTGGAACAGGAGATCATTATTCCTTAAGGCAGATATGTGATCAGTCCTATGTAAGAG GTGGTGGTCACAGCTGCTTTAGGGATAGCGATGAAAGCAGGATTAGATCAAAAAGAAAGAAATTCTGGGAGAAGGCAGTTGACATAGATGAACTGTGTGGTCCAAATGAAGTGTGGTGGGGTGTTAGAGGCTGGATGCGGGATAACTTTAATCACAGTAACAAGCCAATTTCCTTTGAGGAACATTTTCAGAGCAGCCGGTTTATTGAATCAATCCTCGATGTTTATTGGGAGCTTCCCCCAGTAGCTGGTCCTTCCCTCACTCATCAAACACGGTATGATCCTGCTCGAACTACACCACCTATTGTTGAAGATGGTCGCTATGGCCTGTTCCAGCGGCTTGGTCTAGGTAGACTAGAGACATCTGTATTTAATGGCTATACCCAGATGGTATACCTTCAAATCTCTGAACAAGAAAATTAA